Proteins encoded together in one Euzebya rosea window:
- the acpS gene encoding holo-ACP synthase produces the protein MPIHGVGIDLVELSRFQRTLDRTPSIRGRLFTPLELERCGERVDRLAARFAAKEAVAKAMGTGIRGFAFLEIEVTNDDLGRPSAVLLGRAAITADRLGIIAVHLSLTTATETVAAYAVAER, from the coding sequence GTGCCGATCCATGGCGTGGGGATCGACCTGGTCGAGCTGTCGCGCTTCCAGCGCACCCTCGACCGGACCCCCTCGATCCGCGGGCGCCTGTTCACCCCGCTGGAGCTGGAGCGGTGCGGCGAGCGGGTCGACCGGCTTGCCGCACGGTTCGCCGCGAAGGAAGCCGTCGCCAAGGCCATGGGGACGGGCATCCGCGGCTTCGCGTTCCTGGAGATCGAGGTGACCAACGACGACCTCGGCCGGCCGTCGGCGGTGCTGCTCGGCCGTGCGGCGATCACCGCCGACCGGCTGGGGATCATCGCCGTCCACCTGTCTCTAACCACCGCCACCGAAACCGTCGCCGCCTACGCCGTCGCGGAGCGGTGA
- a CDS encoding TrmH family RNA methyltransferase, translating into MRGADPEHEVGVGPHPEPRPTDDRYDPALLAGGDRRNVADRYRYWTVEAIRADLAATARPFHVAIENWRHDLNIGTVVRTANAFGAGGVHIVGKRQWNKRGAMVTDRYLEVHHHDRFEGLRRYAADHDLTLIGIDNLPGSRSLLTEPLPERCLMVFGQEGPGLSPEARIHVEAVLHIPQVGSTRSINAGVASGIAMATWAAQHSATDRSG; encoded by the coding sequence ATGCGTGGCGCCGATCCCGAGCACGAGGTCGGCGTGGGCCCCCATCCCGAACCCCGGCCGACCGACGACCGCTACGACCCGGCGCTGCTGGCCGGCGGTGACCGGCGCAACGTCGCCGACCGCTACCGCTACTGGACGGTCGAGGCGATCCGCGCGGACCTCGCCGCCACGGCCCGGCCGTTCCACGTCGCGATCGAGAACTGGCGCCACGACCTCAACATCGGCACCGTCGTCCGCACCGCCAACGCCTTCGGGGCCGGCGGTGTCCACATCGTCGGCAAGCGGCAGTGGAACAAGCGCGGGGCGATGGTCACCGACCGCTACCTCGAGGTGCACCACCACGACCGGTTCGAGGGGCTGCGCCGGTACGCCGCCGACCACGACCTGACGCTGATCGGCATCGACAACCTGCCGGGCTCGCGCTCGCTGCTGACCGAACCACTCCCCGAACGATGCCTGATGGTCTTCGGCCAGGAGGGCCCCGGCCTGTCACCCGAGGCACGCATCCACGTGGAGGCCGTCCTGCACATCCCGCAGGTCGGCTCGACCCGATCGATCAACGCCGGTGTGGCCAGCGGCATCGCGATGGCGACGTGGGCGGCCCAGCACTCCGCCACCGACCGGTCCGGCTGA
- the alr gene encoding alanine racemase, with amino-acid sequence MTPPLHRPVRAEIDLDAITNNAAVLNAHSGDAQLMAVVKADGYGHGAVPVARAALDGGASWLGVALVEEGIVLRDAGITAPVLVLSEPPPAAAAALLDAGLTPTVYTHGFAAALTAAAGDRVVDVHLKLDTGMRRVGLAEEYWEPAFARLAASPSLRVAGIWSHLAVGDEAGNPFNDLQAERFARGLAMAEAAGLRPDLRHLCNSGGTTLYPELHHDMVRTGIALYGLEAAPGVKLEGLRPAMSIRAELSLVKRVQPGDTVSYGRRWTATEPTVIGTVPAGYADGIRRGLTGRGEVTHRGRRVPMAGTVCMDQLLVDLGPDADADAGDDVWVLGGPGPDPVTAEDWAAWLDTITYEVTCGIGVRIPRVHLPRSG; translated from the coding sequence GTGACCCCTCCCCTCCACCGTCCTGTCCGGGCCGAGATCGACCTCGACGCCATCACCAACAACGCCGCCGTGCTGAACGCCCACTCCGGCGACGCCCAGCTGATGGCCGTCGTGAAGGCCGACGGCTACGGCCACGGCGCCGTCCCGGTCGCCCGGGCCGCGCTGGACGGCGGGGCGTCCTGGCTCGGCGTGGCGCTGGTGGAGGAGGGCATCGTGCTGCGCGACGCCGGCATCACGGCCCCCGTGCTGGTGCTGTCCGAACCCCCTCCGGCAGCAGCGGCGGCCCTGCTGGACGCCGGCCTGACCCCGACGGTCTACACCCACGGCTTCGCGGCGGCCCTGACCGCGGCGGCCGGTGACCGCGTGGTCGACGTGCACCTCAAGCTCGACACGGGGATGCGCCGGGTGGGCCTGGCCGAGGAGTACTGGGAGCCCGCCTTCGCTCGCCTGGCCGCCAGCCCCTCCCTTCGCGTGGCGGGCATCTGGTCCCACCTGGCCGTGGGGGACGAGGCAGGCAACCCCTTCAACGACCTGCAGGCCGAGCGGTTCGCCCGCGGGCTGGCCATGGCCGAGGCGGCCGGCCTGCGCCCGGACCTGCGGCACCTGTGCAACTCCGGTGGGACCACGCTGTACCCCGAGCTGCACCACGACATGGTCCGCACCGGGATCGCGCTGTACGGGCTGGAGGCCGCACCCGGCGTGAAGCTGGAGGGCCTGCGGCCCGCCATGTCGATCAGGGCCGAGCTGTCGCTGGTCAAGCGCGTGCAGCCGGGGGACACCGTCTCCTACGGCCGTCGCTGGACGGCGACCGAGCCGACGGTCATCGGGACGGTGCCGGCGGGCTATGCCGACGGGATCCGACGTGGCCTTACCGGCAGGGGAGAGGTGACCCACCGCGGGCGCCGCGTCCCGATGGCGGGCACGGTGTGCATGGACCAGCTGCTGGTCGACCTCGGCCCCGATGCCGACGCCGACGCCGGCGACGACGTCTGGGTGCTCGGTGGACCGGGCCCCGACCCCGTGACCGCCGAGGACTGGGCGGCCTGGCTGGACACCATCACCTACGAGGTCACGTGCGGCATCGGCGTCCGCATCCCCCGCGTCCACCTGCCCCGCTCGGGCTGA
- a CDS encoding multifunctional oxoglutarate decarboxylase/oxoglutarate dehydrogenase thiamine pyrophosphate-binding subunit/dihydrolipoyllysine-residue succinyltransferase subunit — translation MADTASRADAPSPSSGADSFGANSWIVEELYRDYLADPGSVPESWHDFFSDYVPPHGAIPATRPAPQGNGATTAPAAAPQAAAPATKDKDTSEDKDAVEVEIPEGAQKIRGVSAAIAENMQTSLTVPTATSFREVPAKLLEVNRRILNNQLKRTRGGKVSFTHLIGWAMVKAMVANRAMTKSYHEDADGTPYVHQPEHFAMGLAVDVERKGGRVLLVPSIKQVDTMDFAEYWRAYEEMVRAVMANKLTPEMFEGTTATLTNPGGLGTVGSVPRLMKGQSAIIGVGAIDYPSQFKGSDPRTLADLGIGKVITMTSTYDHRVIQGAESGMFLRSMEHCLLGEEGFYDEIFDSLKIPYEPVRWRTDNSTRVVNDPAAAAAKQIAVQKLTNMYRVRGHLIAHLNPLQHTFRAVHPELDPATYGLTIWDLDREFYTDGIAGKERMTLGNLLGVLRDAYCRTVGIEYMHISDPEQKEWFQERVEGVKTSVSAESQRRIMDMLNEAEAFERFLGTKYLGQKRFSLEGSESLIPMLDALLSAAADEGLQEAVIGMAHRGRLNVLANILRKSYDKIFSEFEGDIPGDSVQGSGDVKYHLGSRGLHRSPNGGELPVSLAANPSHLEAVDPVVEGMVRAKQDQRQHPPNHGPILPILIHGDAAFAGQGVVAETLGMSQLKGYQTGGTVHIVVNNQLGFTTAPHHSRSSEYATDVAKMVAAPIIHVNGDDPEACVRVVEMALAYRQRFHRDVVVDMICYRRHGHNEGDEPAFTQPIMYEAIRNRRSVRKVYTEELVNRGDLTLEEAEQALERFQDTLESALNQTRGSKPETNELPPTPTVVGVLPHVHTGVPLDRLQQITKALTTWPDDFSPHPKLAKLLSRRAEQLAQDSVDWPTAEMLALGTLVQEGISVRFAGQDSRRGTFSQRHSVLIDHTDGSEYIPLRNLPGHEEDEHGQFMIYDSPLHEFGALGFEYGYSVVRPEALTMWEAQFGDFSNGAQVIIDQFITAAEDKWGESSGLVVLLPHGYEGQGPEHSSARIERWLTLCAQDNIQVAQPSNAGQWFHLLRRQMHREVRKPLVVISPKSMLRAKHVLSPASQFIDGQFEEVWTDDPTGPPADDVTRVVLCSGKVAHDLIAARDERQAPAAVVRVEQLYPWPHQQVVDAIKAYPNATDVMWVQDEPENMGPWPFVGGLLYNACEDVGEARGGADRKPTLKRSTRFQSASPATGSHTVHDLEQEKLMDDALGGL, via the coding sequence ATGGCCGACACGGCCTCCCGCGCGGACGCGCCCTCCCCTTCCTCCGGTGCTGACTCGTTCGGTGCGAACAGCTGGATCGTCGAGGAGCTGTACCGCGACTACCTTGCCGACCCGGGCAGCGTGCCCGAGAGCTGGCACGACTTCTTCAGCGACTACGTGCCGCCCCACGGCGCGATCCCCGCGACGCGTCCGGCGCCGCAGGGCAACGGTGCGACGACCGCGCCGGCCGCTGCCCCGCAGGCCGCCGCCCCCGCGACCAAGGACAAGGACACGTCCGAGGACAAGGACGCCGTCGAGGTCGAGATCCCCGAAGGCGCCCAGAAGATCCGCGGGGTCTCCGCCGCCATCGCGGAGAACATGCAGACCTCGCTGACGGTCCCCACCGCCACGTCGTTCCGCGAGGTGCCCGCCAAGCTGCTCGAGGTCAACCGCCGGATCCTCAACAACCAGCTCAAGCGCACCCGCGGCGGCAAGGTCAGCTTCACCCACCTCATCGGCTGGGCCATGGTCAAGGCCATGGTCGCCAACCGGGCGATGACCAAGAGCTACCACGAGGACGCCGACGGCACGCCGTACGTGCACCAGCCCGAGCACTTCGCCATGGGCCTGGCCGTCGACGTCGAGCGCAAGGGCGGCCGTGTCCTGCTGGTCCCCAGCATCAAGCAGGTCGACACCATGGACTTCGCCGAGTACTGGCGTGCCTACGAGGAGATGGTGCGGGCCGTCATGGCCAACAAGCTGACCCCGGAGATGTTCGAGGGCACCACCGCCACCCTGACCAACCCGGGTGGCCTCGGCACGGTCGGCTCGGTCCCCCGCCTGATGAAGGGCCAGTCGGCCATCATCGGTGTCGGCGCGATCGACTACCCCTCCCAGTTCAAGGGCTCCGACCCGCGGACGCTGGCCGACCTGGGAATCGGCAAGGTCATCACGATGACCTCCACCTACGACCACCGGGTCATCCAGGGCGCCGAGTCCGGCATGTTCCTGCGGTCCATGGAGCACTGCCTGCTGGGCGAGGAGGGCTTCTACGACGAGATCTTCGACTCCCTGAAGATCCCCTACGAGCCGGTCCGCTGGCGCACCGACAACTCCACCCGTGTCGTCAACGACCCGGCCGCCGCCGCTGCCAAGCAGATCGCGGTGCAGAAGCTGACCAACATGTACCGGGTCCGCGGTCACCTGATCGCCCACCTCAACCCACTGCAGCACACCTTCCGGGCCGTGCACCCCGAGCTGGACCCGGCCACCTACGGCCTGACCATCTGGGACCTGGACCGCGAGTTCTACACCGACGGGATCGCCGGCAAGGAGCGGATGACGCTCGGCAACCTGCTGGGTGTCCTGCGCGACGCGTACTGCCGCACCGTCGGCATCGAGTACATGCACATCTCCGACCCGGAGCAGAAGGAGTGGTTCCAGGAGCGCGTCGAGGGGGTCAAGACCTCCGTCAGCGCCGAGTCGCAGCGGCGCATCATGGACATGCTCAACGAGGCCGAGGCCTTCGAGCGGTTCCTCGGCACCAAGTACCTGGGCCAGAAGCGCTTCTCCCTGGAGGGGTCGGAGTCGCTGATCCCGATGCTCGACGCGCTGCTGTCCGCCGCCGCCGACGAGGGCCTGCAGGAAGCCGTGATCGGCATGGCCCACCGCGGCCGCCTGAACGTGCTGGCCAACATCCTCCGCAAGTCCTACGACAAGATCTTCTCCGAGTTCGAGGGTGACATCCCCGGCGACTCCGTCCAGGGGTCCGGCGACGTCAAGTACCACCTCGGTTCGCGCGGCCTGCACCGCTCCCCCAACGGCGGCGAGCTGCCCGTGTCGCTGGCGGCCAACCCCAGCCACCTCGAGGCCGTCGACCCGGTCGTGGAGGGCATGGTCCGCGCCAAGCAGGACCAGCGCCAGCACCCGCCGAACCACGGGCCGATCCTGCCGATCCTCATCCACGGTGACGCGGCCTTCGCCGGCCAGGGCGTCGTGGCCGAGACCCTCGGCATGTCCCAGCTGAAGGGCTACCAGACCGGTGGCACCGTCCACATCGTGGTCAACAACCAGCTGGGCTTCACGACCGCCCCGCACCACAGCCGGTCCTCGGAGTACGCCACCGACGTCGCCAAGATGGTCGCCGCGCCGATCATCCACGTGAACGGCGACGACCCCGAGGCCTGCGTCCGCGTGGTCGAGATGGCCCTGGCGTACCGCCAGCGCTTCCACCGCGACGTTGTCGTGGACATGATCTGCTACCGCCGTCACGGGCACAACGAGGGCGACGAGCCCGCGTTCACCCAGCCGATCATGTACGAGGCGATCCGCAACCGTCGCAGCGTCCGCAAGGTCTACACCGAGGAGCTCGTCAACCGCGGTGACCTGACGCTGGAGGAGGCGGAGCAGGCGCTGGAGCGGTTCCAGGACACGCTGGAGTCCGCGCTGAACCAGACGAGGGGCTCCAAGCCGGAGACCAACGAGCTGCCCCCGACGCCGACGGTCGTCGGCGTGCTGCCGCACGTCCACACCGGTGTGCCGCTGGACCGCCTCCAGCAGATCACCAAGGCCCTCACGACCTGGCCCGACGACTTCTCGCCGCACCCCAAGCTGGCCAAGCTGCTCAGCCGTCGTGCCGAGCAGCTCGCCCAGGACAGCGTCGACTGGCCGACCGCGGAGATGCTCGCCCTGGGCACCCTCGTCCAGGAGGGCATCAGCGTCCGCTTCGCCGGCCAGGACTCCCGCCGCGGGACGTTCAGCCAGCGCCACTCGGTGCTGATCGACCACACCGACGGCTCGGAGTACATCCCGCTGCGCAACCTCCCCGGCCACGAGGAGGACGAGCACGGCCAGTTCATGATCTACGACTCGCCGCTGCACGAGTTCGGCGCGCTCGGGTTCGAGTACGGCTACTCCGTGGTCCGGCCCGAGGCGCTGACGATGTGGGAAGCGCAGTTCGGCGACTTCTCCAACGGCGCCCAGGTCATCATCGACCAGTTCATCACGGCGGCGGAGGACAAGTGGGGCGAGAGCTCCGGCCTCGTCGTGCTGCTGCCCCACGGCTACGAGGGCCAGGGCCCCGAGCACTCCTCGGCCCGCATCGAGCGGTGGCTGACGCTGTGCGCCCAGGACAACATCCAGGTCGCCCAACCCTCCAACGCCGGCCAGTGGTTCCACCTGCTGCGCCGCCAGATGCACCGTGAGGTGCGCAAGCCGCTCGTCGTCATCTCCCCGAAGTCGATGCTGCGCGCCAAGCACGTCCTCTCGCCGGCCTCGCAGTTCATCGACGGGCAGTTCGAGGAGGTCTGGACCGACGACCCGACCGGGCCGCCCGCCGACGACGTGACGCGTGTGGTCCTGTGCTCGGGCAAGGTCGCCCACGACCTGATCGCCGCCCGTGACGAGCGGCAGGCCCCGGCGGCCGTCGTCCGGGTCGAGCAGCTGTACCCGTGGCCGCACCAGCAGGTCGTGGACGCCATCAAGGCCTACCCCAACGCCACCGACGTGATGTGGGTGCAGGACGAGCCCGAGAACATGGGTCCGTGGCCGTTCGTCGGCGGGCTGCTGTACAACGCCTGCGAGGACGTCGGCGAGGCCCGCGGCGGCGCCGACCGCAAGCCCACGCTGAAGCGGTCCACCCGCTTCCAGTCCGCCAGCCCCGCCACCGGGTCGCACACCGTGCATGACCTGGAGCAGGAGAAGCTGATGGACGACGCGCTCGGCGGCCTGTGA
- a CDS encoding NAD(P)H-hydrate dehydratase — protein sequence MIDLYLPEDVQAMDRRAFARGVDPAALMNHAARHLAQGVLALAAERGMGPYGLRVVLLCGKGNNGGDGLAAARHLQRRGVAPTCVLVTPEDQLGEDSVREAAALRRAGGRIVSVGDAADLGEALDRVLRDADVAVDCLLGTGASGEPRGPFGVAVAVLRGVHDRGCPVVACDLPTGVDAATGRVPGDAVVADLTVTLGAHKQGLWLHPAAEHVGRLVLGEIGVVDDAATPVARVLEAADLPVLAPPPGPRDHKRTRGVVAIYAGSDRMAGAAILCARGALRAGAGLITVATPRAAADRIASAVPEAMTMPLPDDVDGIVAGVREAAEKAHVLAIGPGLGLAEATQEAVRRLVTDADRTVVLDADGINAFRDHTSLLEVNRTVDPGGRPEGRQLVLTPQAKELGRLAGTSGHGAHARRTETAVEQARRFGATLVAKGPRSVVATADGRVWINATGGPALASGGTGDVLTGITAALMAQRRDPESVAAAVHLHGLAGDLAAGHLSARSTGASDVADHVAAAALELGI from the coding sequence ATGATCGACCTGTACCTGCCCGAGGACGTCCAGGCCATGGACCGGCGTGCGTTCGCGCGTGGGGTCGACCCGGCGGCGCTGATGAACCACGCGGCCCGGCACCTGGCGCAGGGCGTGCTGGCGTTGGCCGCCGAGCGGGGGATGGGGCCGTACGGCTTGCGGGTCGTCCTGCTGTGCGGCAAGGGCAACAACGGTGGGGACGGGCTGGCTGCCGCCCGGCACCTGCAGCGTCGTGGGGTCGCCCCGACCTGCGTGCTGGTCACGCCCGAGGACCAGCTCGGCGAGGACAGCGTGCGTGAGGCCGCTGCGTTGCGACGGGCCGGCGGCCGGATCGTGTCGGTGGGTGACGCCGCGGACCTCGGCGAGGCACTCGACCGGGTCCTTCGTGACGCCGACGTGGCCGTGGACTGCCTGCTCGGGACCGGCGCGTCCGGTGAACCACGCGGACCGTTCGGCGTTGCCGTGGCGGTCCTCCGCGGCGTGCACGACCGCGGCTGTCCCGTGGTGGCCTGCGACCTGCCGACCGGGGTGGACGCCGCGACCGGCCGGGTCCCCGGGGACGCCGTCGTGGCCGACCTGACCGTCACCCTCGGCGCCCACAAACAGGGCCTGTGGCTGCACCCGGCGGCCGAACACGTCGGCCGGCTGGTCCTCGGCGAGATCGGCGTCGTCGACGACGCGGCGACCCCGGTCGCCCGTGTGCTGGAGGCGGCCGACCTGCCCGTCCTCGCCCCACCTCCCGGGCCGCGTGACCACAAGCGGACCCGCGGGGTCGTCGCGATCTACGCCGGATCCGACCGCATGGCCGGCGCCGCCATCCTGTGCGCCAGGGGGGCGCTGCGGGCCGGGGCCGGGCTGATCACCGTCGCCACGCCGCGGGCGGCGGCCGACCGGATCGCCTCCGCCGTCCCGGAGGCGATGACCATGCCGCTGCCCGATGATGTCGACGGCATCGTGGCCGGCGTGCGCGAGGCGGCCGAGAAGGCACACGTCCTGGCGATCGGGCCGGGCCTGGGACTGGCCGAGGCGACCCAGGAAGCCGTTCGCCGGCTGGTCACCGACGCCGACCGCACGGTCGTGCTCGACGCCGACGGCATCAACGCCTTCCGTGACCACACCTCGCTGCTGGAGGTCAACCGGACCGTCGACCCGGGCGGCCGTCCCGAGGGCCGGCAGCTGGTCCTGACGCCGCAGGCCAAGGAGCTCGGCCGGCTGGCGGGCACGTCGGGGCACGGCGCCCACGCCCGCCGCACCGAGACCGCCGTCGAGCAGGCCCGGCGGTTCGGCGCCACCCTCGTCGCCAAGGGACCCCGCTCGGTCGTCGCCACCGCGGACGGCCGCGTGTGGATCAACGCCACCGGCGGACCGGCGCTGGCGAGCGGTGGGACCGGCGACGTGCTGACCGGGATCACCGCGGCGCTGATGGCGCAACGTCGTGACCCCGAGAGCGTGGCGGCCGCCGTCCACCTGCACGGCCTCGCCGGCGACCTGGCTGCAGGGCACCTGTCGGCCCGTTCCACCGGCGCCAGCGACGTGGCCGACCACGTCGCGGCCGCCGCCCTCGAGCTCGGGATCTGA
- a CDS encoding AI-2E family transporter — MERELTAAERRAEAVRARLARVRRHAPASETGPGGDGEDVFKEDTDALVHPGDERPDAEVLLRRPLTERPTVRAGVYAWSGIGITIIVIASAVVIARLSSVVIPIVIALFPAAVLYPFVNRLKKIGLPSAAAAAIVLLGTLGIIGGIGALIVPAVGDQLDTLSASIMDGYTQIDEFLRSGPFGLDPINLDELVEGFSTGLSDGVGAAAGSALGVAQAFFQGATSVLLTLIVLFFYLKDGPTIGRWVKSLFPHALHRDVEILGDRMWTTIGGYIQGQLAVAVVDAVFIGLGLWLLGVPLALPLGVIVFFGGLFPVVGASISGFLAAIVALATNGPGTALLVIGVVVAVQALEGNLLQPLILGRALELHPLAIVMALATGGFLLGILGAFLAVPVAAASAQTVGYIRNRTPG, encoded by the coding sequence ATGGAGAGGGAGCTGACCGCCGCCGAACGCCGCGCCGAAGCCGTGCGCGCACGGCTGGCCCGTGTCCGTCGCCATGCCCCGGCCAGCGAGACGGGACCGGGCGGCGACGGCGAGGACGTGTTCAAGGAGGACACCGACGCGCTGGTCCACCCCGGCGACGAGCGGCCGGACGCCGAGGTCCTGCTGCGCCGTCCGCTGACCGAGCGACCGACCGTCCGCGCCGGCGTCTACGCATGGTCGGGGATCGGCATCACGATCATCGTCATCGCATCGGCGGTGGTCATCGCCCGGCTCTCGAGCGTCGTGATCCCCATCGTGATCGCGTTGTTCCCGGCGGCGGTCCTGTACCCGTTCGTGAACCGGCTGAAGAAGATCGGCCTGCCGTCGGCCGCGGCAGCCGCCATCGTCCTGCTCGGGACGCTGGGGATCATCGGCGGGATCGGTGCGCTGATCGTCCCGGCCGTGGGCGACCAGCTCGACACGTTGAGCGCGTCGATCATGGACGGCTACACCCAGATCGACGAGTTCCTCCGCAGCGGCCCGTTCGGGCTGGACCCCATCAACCTCGACGAGCTGGTGGAGGGCTTCTCCACCGGGTTGTCCGACGGGGTGGGCGCCGCGGCGGGCAGCGCCCTCGGTGTGGCCCAGGCGTTCTTCCAGGGCGCGACCAGCGTGCTGCTGACGCTGATCGTGCTGTTCTTCTACCTCAAGGACGGCCCCACCATCGGCCGCTGGGTGAAGAGCCTGTTCCCGCACGCCCTGCACCGCGACGTCGAGATCCTCGGCGACCGCATGTGGACCACGATCGGCGGCTACATCCAGGGGCAGCTGGCCGTGGCCGTCGTCGACGCGGTGTTCATCGGCCTGGGCCTGTGGCTGCTGGGTGTCCCGCTGGCGCTGCCGCTGGGCGTCATCGTCTTCTTCGGTGGCCTGTTCCCCGTCGTCGGTGCCAGCATCTCCGGCTTCCTGGCCGCCATCGTGGCCCTGGCCACCAACGGCCCGGGGACGGCGCTGCTGGTCATCGGCGTCGTCGTGGCGGTGCAGGCGCTGGAAGGCAACCTGCTCCAGCCGCTGATCCTCGGCCGGGCGCTCGAGCTGCACCCCCTCGCCATCGTCATGGCGCTGGCGACCGGCGGGTTCCTGCTGGGCATCCTCGGCGCGTTCCTGGCAGTCCCCGTGGCCGCCGCGTCGGCCCAGACGGTCGGCTACATCCGCAACCGCACGCCCGGCTGA
- a CDS encoding M18 family aminopeptidase codes for MHDDASPAGIHHESRPGDPAGLMAFIDASPTPFHAVARLAARLEAAGFVAFDERARWTVEPGTAGYVVRDGGSIIAFRVGTAPLADAGFRIAGAHTDSPTYRLRPHADVQRTGYRQVAVEVYGGPLHYTWLDRDLTVAGRVVTSDGDIELVHLPGAPLRVPSLAIHLNRTVNDEGLKLNPQQHMLPVWSAAAEDASIIEEVTDHVGADELLAWDLVLADTQPSALGGRDDQFVFAPRQDNLVSCHAAVDAIIEAPLSAATQVVVCNDHEEVGSGSAEGARGAMLEDTLSRLVVASGDTDPQARPRAFAGSILVSADSAHAVHPNYADRHDPGHQPRLGGGPVVKVHANQAYATDAGTAAWFINRCREADVPVQAFTNRADSPSGSTIGPLTATRLGIHTVDIGSPLLSMHSIREQSHAEDLAHLTRALTQHMAS; via the coding sequence ATGCACGACGACGCCAGTCCGGCCGGGATCCACCACGAGTCCCGGCCGGGTGACCCGGCGGGCCTGATGGCGTTCATCGACGCCTCCCCCACCCCCTTCCATGCGGTCGCCAGACTGGCCGCCCGGTTGGAGGCCGCCGGGTTCGTGGCGTTCGACGAACGGGCGCGCTGGACCGTCGAGCCCGGGACCGCCGGCTACGTCGTCCGCGATGGCGGCTCGATCATCGCCTTCCGGGTCGGGACGGCCCCGCTGGCGGACGCCGGCTTCCGGATCGCCGGCGCCCACACCGACTCGCCCACCTACCGCCTGCGTCCCCACGCCGACGTCCAGCGGACCGGCTACCGGCAGGTGGCCGTCGAGGTCTACGGCGGCCCGCTGCACTACACGTGGCTGGACCGCGACCTGACCGTGGCCGGCCGGGTCGTCACCAGCGACGGCGACATCGAGCTGGTCCACCTGCCGGGCGCGCCGCTGCGCGTGCCGAGCCTGGCGATCCACCTCAACCGGACCGTCAACGACGAGGGCCTGAAGCTCAACCCGCAGCAGCACATGCTGCCCGTCTGGTCCGCTGCGGCCGAGGACGCCTCCATCATCGAGGAGGTCACCGACCACGTCGGCGCCGACGAGCTGCTGGCGTGGGACCTGGTCCTGGCCGACACCCAGCCCTCCGCCCTCGGTGGCCGCGACGACCAGTTCGTGTTCGCGCCCCGCCAGGACAACCTGGTGTCCTGCCACGCCGCCGTCGACGCCATCATCGAGGCGCCGCTGTCCGCGGCGACCCAGGTCGTGGTCTGCAACGACCACGAGGAGGTCGGGTCCGGCAGCGCCGAGGGTGCCCGCGGCGCGATGCTGGAGGACACCCTGTCCCGCTTGGTGGTCGCAAGCGGCGACACCGATCCGCAGGCCCGTCCACGGGCGTTCGCCGGGTCGATCCTCGTCAGCGCCGACTCCGCCCACGCAGTGCACCCGAACTACGCCGACCGCCACGACCCCGGCCACCAGCCTCGCCTGGGCGGCGGCCCCGTCGTGAAGGTCCACGCCAACCAGGCCTACGCCACCGACGCCGGCACCGCCGCGTGGTTCATCAACCGCTGTCGCGAGGCGGACGTACCGGTCCAGGCGTTCACCAACCGCGCCGACTCCCCCAGCGGCTCGACCATCGGCCCGCTGACCGCCACCCGGCTGGGCATCCACACGGTCGACATCGGCAGCCCGCTGCTGTCGATGCACTCGATCCGAGAGCAGTCCCACGCCGAGGACCTGGCACACCTGACGCGCGCGTTGACCCAACACATGGCAAGCTGA